Genomic window (Verrucomicrobiia bacterium):
TCTGCTCTAACCGCTAACACGTGTCATCGTCATCCAGACGGCGCAGCCAAGGGAAAGCATGCTTTATACGAGGGCGGCGAAAAGAAGCAATACACTTGCAAATTTTGTGGTTCAAATTTCTCGAGCCTATCGCTATTGACGATAAATACGTGTTACCGTCACCCAAATGGCAGCGGCAAAGGTAAACACGAAGCTGCATTGTGATTTTTTATTTAACCGTCAATTAACACCCAAACAGGAAAAAACAAATGAGTGAAGCATTAGGAATGATTGAAACCAAAGGCTACGTTGGCAGCGTGGAAGCCAGCGACGCCATGGTCAAGGCGGCCAACGTCACGTTGGTCAAAACGGTGCCCATCGGCGGCGGACTGATTACCGTCCTCGCCAAGGGCGATGTCGGCAGCGTCAAAGCGGCGGTGGATGCCGGATCCAAGGCGGCGGCCAAGGTGGGCGAGCTGATCAGTTCCCACATCATTGCGCGGCCGCACGAGGATTTGTTAAAGGCGTTCGTCAATAGCGGAGTCGCCGCCAAGTAACCAGTTTAACCACAACCGAAACCATTATGGCACAACAAGCAGTTGGAATGATTGAATGTAAAGGGCTTTGCGCGCTCATGGAAGCGTGCGATGCCGCACTCAAGGCCGCGAATGTCACCATGACCGGCTGGGAAAAAGTCGGCAGCGGTTACGTGACCGGATTTTTCCGGGGCGACGTCGCCGCCGTGAAAGCCGCCACCGATGCCGGCGCCGCCGCCGCCGCGCAAGTGGGGCAGGTGATCAGCGTCCAGGTGATTCCGCGGCCGCACGATGATCTGGGAATTTTGGGCAAATGGCTGCAATAAATGCGGAACGCGGAATTCGGAGTGCGGAATTAGCTGCGCGCCGAGTTCATTCCGCACTCCGCAATCTGCACTCCGCATTGTGAAGATTCTCGTCGCCAACATTGGCAGCACCTCGCTGAAGTGGCGGTTGTTCGATTTCGCGAACACCGTGGCTGCGACATCCCGTCGCCGTGCGGGGGACGCGACGCTCCCGTCGCGTGGTTCTGGCGGCGAAGCGTCACTGCCGCGCCTGTTGCACAAAGGCGGCTTCGAGCGCGTGGCTGATTATTCGCAGGCAATCGAGGGTTGCTTGACGCAGCTCAAGGATGCCGGCGCGTTGGCCAGTGAAAGTGAACTCACGGCGGTAGGCTTCAAAACGGTGATTGCCAAGAACGTCACCGGTTGCGTGCGGCTCGATGAACGCGTGCTGGGCGCGATGGAGGCTTACAACGGTCTCGCTCCGGCGCATAATCCACCGTACATCACCGGCATCCGCCTGTTTGGAAAACGCGTGCCGGGGGTGCCGTTGGTGGGACTGTTCGAGACGGCGTTTTATCAATTCGCACCCGAGGCGATGATGCGTTACGCCGTGCCGCAAGCCTGGCTCGACATTGGCATTCGCCGTTGGGGATTTCACGGCGCGAGCCATAAATACATTGCCGAACGATCGGCGGAATTGCTGGGCCGCGATGACGTCGCCGAACGCGTGCGCAACCTCTACGTCAACGGTGGCCAGACTCCGGTCAACGATCCGCCGTTGCGCGTGATTTCGTGTCACCTCGGCGGCAGTTCGAGCATCACCGGAATTTACAACGGCGTGGCGATCGGCACCAGCATGGGCATGAGTCCGCAATCGGGTTTGCCGCAAAACAATCGGGTCGGCGATCTGGATGCGGAAGCGATTCCCTACGCGGTGAAAACGCTGGGACTCACCATCGAGGAAGCGCAGCGTCAACTGACCCGGGAATCTGGGTTAAAAGGTTTGAGCGGCGCCTCGAACGACATG
Coding sequences:
- a CDS encoding BMC domain-containing protein; protein product: MAQQAVGMIECKGLCALMEACDAALKAANVTMTGWEKVGSGYVTGFFRGDVAAVKAATDAGAAAAAQVGQVISVQVIPRPHDDLGILGKWLQ
- a CDS encoding acetate/propionate family kinase; this encodes MKILVANIGSTSLKWRLFDFANTVAATSRRRAGDATLPSRGSGGEASLPRLLHKGGFERVADYSQAIEGCLTQLKDAGALASESELTAVGFKTVIAKNVTGCVRLDERVLGAMEAYNGLAPAHNPPYITGIRLFGKRVPGVPLVGLFETAFYQFAPEAMMRYAVPQAWLDIGIRRWGFHGASHKYIAERSAELLGRDDVAERVRNLYVNGGQTPVNDPPLRVISCHLGGSSSITGIYNGVAIGTSMGMSPQSGLPQNNRVGDLDAEAIPYAVKTLGLTIEEAQRQLTRESGLKGLSGASNDMRDVAAAAEQGKVEARLAVEVFVASARHWMGGYFFEMGGADALVFTGGIGENRAEIRRAICANLTGLGIELDPALNNAPPAHEATISTANSRVKIMVVPTNEELVVARETKRLLETARN
- a CDS encoding BMC domain-containing protein, whose amino-acid sequence is MSEALGMIETKGYVGSVEASDAMVKAANVTLVKTVPIGGGLITVLAKGDVGSVKAAVDAGSKAAAKVGELISSHIIARPHEDLLKAFVNSGVAAK